In the genome of Vicia villosa cultivar HV-30 ecotype Madison, WI linkage group LG7, Vvil1.0, whole genome shotgun sequence, one region contains:
- the LOC131617217 gene encoding gibberellin-regulated protein 12-like, whose product MSKLFCLTLLLCVTAFLIQNTYAGGEGSLRPEDCKAACDVRCSATQYLSACIMYCNLCCAKCLCVPSGTFGNKEECPCYNNWKTQEGGPKCP is encoded by the exons ATGTCTAAACTTTTTTGTCTAACTCTTCTACTGTGTGTTACAGCTTTTCTGATTCAAAATACATAC GCTGGTGGGGAAGGATCACTTCGTCCTGAAG ATTGTAAAGCTGCATGTGACGTTCGTTGTTCAGCAACCCAATATTTGAGTGCGTGTATAATGTACTGCAATCTATGTTGTGCAAAATGTTTGTGTGTCCCATCTGGAACATTTGGAAACAAGGAAGAATGTCCATGTTATAATAACTGGAAAACTCAGGAAGGAGGACCCAAGTGCCCTTAA